The following proteins are co-located in the Desulfovibrio inopinatus DSM 10711 genome:
- a CDS encoding 6-hydroxymethylpterin diphosphokinase MptE-like protein codes for MQPTTFLDANLKTMAAHNAPCAQWLTESQIDPTSLKEHFFTNHFGMIDYRLESGDGLYEKLHAPSVYANWRPKNKSEGGATVIIGAGLGYGINHVLTGTPNSHKVIVVEPRPDILTACLSQTNYSEFLKAGKLFFLPPSQSVFEHVVSHLDISFMFSQVYLRCDRACEQVGPEYVNWKAYAAARLKRFATEISTSRQRQEIIVGNEIANYSNAMDHGSLLPLQNKANGVAAVMLGSGSSLKNIAQRFIDESGKALYICALDTLPNLLRMGITPDVCLGLDARPETKRDIEALSKSSPLATIPLIYSTKMDPCVVDVYPGPKLPLWTKGGIADAVFGDRELVLNAGGNADLALARLLLWLGVASITLVGHDFTRKIDHDTAYDAPFSSGVTSTFIELTNNEGNPIYTDKNQLAVKHAMEQIVSTTDIPIFNLYGGGVAVEGVTAIDIDRFFAEGIMHSVSDSRSVFLHALREAMVPRSRPRFEPRSQQWKASLKSVTRRMEKLFKKPACNRTQIQETLHQVVLFTRQNPVYLPYLYSEIMDLGGLLYTKTNYGPAEFVLFKNITKRTLKKVKAMDALFGVSSIQSAA; via the coding sequence ATGCAGCCTACCACATTCCTTGACGCCAATCTCAAGACGATGGCGGCCCACAATGCTCCGTGTGCCCAATGGCTTACGGAAAGCCAAATCGATCCAACCAGCCTGAAAGAACATTTTTTTACAAATCATTTTGGCATGATAGATTACCGTCTGGAGTCGGGAGACGGGTTATATGAAAAGCTTCATGCCCCATCGGTGTATGCGAACTGGCGCCCGAAAAACAAGTCTGAGGGTGGTGCTACCGTCATCATCGGCGCTGGGCTCGGTTATGGGATCAACCATGTTTTGACAGGTACCCCGAACTCACACAAGGTCATTGTTGTAGAACCGCGCCCTGATATCCTTACAGCTTGTTTAAGCCAGACGAATTACAGCGAGTTCCTCAAAGCAGGAAAACTCTTTTTTCTTCCGCCTTCCCAGTCGGTCTTCGAACACGTCGTATCTCATCTTGATATCAGTTTCATGTTCAGCCAAGTCTATCTTCGCTGTGATCGTGCATGTGAACAAGTCGGGCCGGAGTATGTGAACTGGAAAGCGTACGCCGCAGCACGACTCAAACGGTTTGCAACGGAAATATCGACGTCTCGACAGCGCCAGGAGATCATAGTTGGCAACGAGATCGCCAACTATAGCAACGCCATGGACCATGGGAGTTTGCTCCCACTCCAGAACAAAGCCAACGGTGTCGCGGCTGTTATGCTCGGTTCCGGTTCCTCTCTCAAGAATATCGCTCAGCGTTTTATCGATGAATCAGGGAAGGCATTGTACATTTGCGCTCTCGATACATTACCGAATTTGCTACGCATGGGCATCACCCCGGATGTGTGCCTTGGTCTTGATGCTCGTCCAGAGACAAAACGCGACATTGAAGCCTTGAGCAAGTCTTCCCCTCTCGCAACAATTCCTCTCATCTATTCCACAAAAATGGATCCCTGTGTTGTTGACGTGTATCCTGGTCCGAAGCTTCCACTGTGGACCAAAGGCGGAATTGCCGACGCCGTTTTCGGGGATCGAGAACTTGTGCTCAATGCTGGAGGCAATGCAGACTTGGCGCTAGCGCGTCTTCTTCTTTGGCTTGGAGTTGCATCCATCACGCTTGTTGGACACGATTTTACACGAAAAATCGACCACGACACAGCATATGACGCACCGTTCTCATCCGGTGTTACCTCGACGTTCATTGAACTGACCAACAATGAAGGTAATCCGATATACACTGACAAGAACCAGCTCGCTGTCAAGCATGCTATGGAACAGATTGTTTCCACGACTGATATCCCCATTTTCAATCTGTATGGCGGTGGAGTTGCTGTTGAAGGGGTAACAGCCATCGACATTGATCGTTTTTTTGCTGAAGGCATTATGCATTCAGTGTCGGACTCCCGATCCGTATTTCTTCATGCACTTCGTGAGGCCATGGTTCCACGTTCTCGGCCGCGCTTCGAACCACGGAGCCAGCAATGGAAGGCTTCACTCAAATCCGTTACACGACGCATGGAGAAGCTCTTCAAAAAACCAGCCTGCAACCGAACCCAGATTCAGGAAACGTTGCATCAGGTCGTGCTCTTCACTCGTCAGAACCCAGTGTACCTTCCGTATCTTTACAGTGAAATCATGGACCTTGGCGGACTGCTGTATACCAAGACAAACTATGGACCGGCGGAGTTCGTCCTGTTCAAGAACATCACCAAACGTACTCTGAAGAAAGTCAAAGCAATGGACGCTCTCTTCGGTGTCTCTTCTATCCAAAGCGCGGCTTAG
- the hisG gene encoding ATP phosphoribosyltransferase translates to MAENKLKLGIPKGSLQDATIKLFERSGWKVRMHHRNYFPEINDDDIICSMCRAQEMSRYVENGTLDVGLTGKDWILENESDVVVVSDLVYSKVSNRPARWVLAVAGDSPYKRPEDLAGKKIATELCHFTQTYFEKAGIPVDVEFSWGATEAKVVEGLADAIVEVTETGTTIKAHGLRIISELLQTNTQLIVNKAAWEDPWKRKKIENINMLLQGALCAEKLAGLKMNVPADKMEAVMGILPSLTAPTVANLYNKDWLSVEIVVEEGTVRDLIPQLRDLGAEAIIEYSLNKVI, encoded by the coding sequence ATGGCTGAGAACAAACTCAAACTTGGCATTCCCAAAGGCTCTTTGCAGGACGCCACCATCAAATTATTCGAACGCTCGGGGTGGAAAGTACGGATGCACCACCGCAACTATTTCCCCGAAATCAACGACGATGACATCATTTGCAGCATGTGCCGTGCTCAAGAAATGTCGCGTTATGTCGAAAACGGCACCCTCGACGTCGGTTTGACCGGGAAAGACTGGATTCTTGAAAATGAATCCGATGTCGTTGTCGTCTCCGACCTCGTGTACTCCAAGGTGAGCAACCGCCCGGCACGCTGGGTTCTCGCTGTTGCCGGCGACTCACCGTATAAGCGCCCTGAAGATCTGGCCGGCAAAAAAATTGCCACCGAACTTTGCCACTTCACCCAAACGTATTTCGAAAAAGCCGGCATTCCCGTCGATGTGGAATTCTCTTGGGGAGCCACTGAAGCCAAAGTTGTTGAAGGCTTGGCCGATGCTATCGTGGAAGTGACGGAAACCGGGACCACCATCAAGGCTCACGGTCTGCGCATCATTTCTGAACTGTTGCAGACCAACACACAGCTCATTGTCAATAAAGCCGCCTGGGAAGATCCCTGGAAGCGCAAGAAAATCGAAAACATCAACATGCTTCTCCAAGGCGCGTTGTGTGCTGAAAAACTTGCCGGCCTCAAAATGAACGTACCTGCAGACAAAATGGAAGCCGTCATGGGTATATTGCCCAGCCTGACCGCTCCAACAGTAGCCAACCTCTACAATAAAGATTGGCTCTCCGTTGAAATCGTGGTCGAAGAAGGCACCGTGCGCGATCTCATTCCGCAATTACGCGATCTCGGCGCCGAAGCCATCATCGAATACAGCTTGAACAAGGTTATCTAA
- a CDS encoding PAS domain S-box protein, giving the protein MMPKLHATARCAIIGLIIFICIFLLAEKIQYNETNNELQIKLSRMVIGLNERLRNTYISAAQGLTRSPVLQARLRNEISSDDPTLIETLQTARLLTHASSADAVNKDGIIVAMADALSRPSILNTDVSFRPYFQAALKGKNSLYPASGIRSGKRLLFFSAPVYDNTTKEFLGITVLNIVGESLDNFLDSLATPSALVSPDGVIFASNRPDWVMHSLWPLDKSTLSRIEKTRQFGHLLPALFPDIPHAAPLYYKEKSWIPVSVPLDWTGGWSLFSLAPKQFPFLLFFQLTAGVLVFGLFITTTFTLILRKRKESRRKQSERQFYDVFQHSSDPIILVHNDHFIDANDAAIKLLGYKDKAPLLSLTPADISPPIQPDGSSSKEKFHRIIKLSLDKGTHQFEWMHVRADGESILVNVTLTSMLFDDKEIIHGVWKDVTDLRKAQKELERTQRQMQGILDTIQSMVSIRDRSGHYLLVNRFFEELVDVSNAEIQGKTPYDILSKDQADAVLADDALVLSSGKPFVREGTVYHDDNSRTWLTTKTPLYDVNGQIYAVCSLYIDISKRIEIENRLRRERQFLQTLVNSVPSPIVYVDHDEIIRLLNTAFIDLIDKPRESVLEQPFSLVLPEQAQHIAIHSNGSSLSDQDQTTPLRFPAPKGSSRYFLFHKAAFKQEYEDNPGCIIVFLDVTDIVAARQRAEDMASKLSTTLSTSEDLRSKADDALEQAKRFAEEADRASRAKSEFLASMSHEIRTPLNVIVGMTDLTLKKKLHEDVAENLDIVRSAAGHLLQIVNDVLDIAKIEAGRLELVGQDFSPTELCNAVIDMFRLQAERKGLKLNLSIAPDVPSHVFGDAARVRQVLVNLVGNAVKFTEKGHVRVFLEHHDVPQTQYGRYIGLCFKVEDTGIGIAEEDQQTVFETFRQLGGSLTRQYEGTGLGLAISRHLAEHMGGHIKLSSQFNTGSTFIFTALFEPSKSSPLLVSTPVESQKSPHQSLSILLVEDNAFNALLARKIFDQLGHSDVIVAKNGHEALDILSNTPFNIIFMDLEMPGIDGIEVTRQLRAGRAGSMNQDTPIVAMTAHVVKEIKLRCEAAGMNGFLPKPVNNARLGAILTDYAAKTDSSSPPQPASDV; this is encoded by the coding sequence ATGATGCCTAAGCTCCATGCTACCGCGCGTTGCGCTATAATCGGTCTCATAATTTTCATCTGCATTTTTTTGCTCGCCGAAAAAATCCAGTATAATGAGACGAATAATGAATTACAGATAAAACTTTCCAGAATGGTCATCGGGCTCAACGAACGATTACGCAATACATATATCAGTGCAGCGCAAGGGCTAACACGCTCCCCGGTCCTGCAAGCCCGATTGCGCAATGAAATCTCATCCGATGATCCAACACTCATTGAAACTCTGCAAACAGCCCGGCTGCTGACGCATGCATCGTCTGCCGACGCTGTCAACAAAGACGGCATTATCGTTGCCATGGCGGATGCGCTCAGCCGCCCCAGTATCCTGAACACCGACGTTTCCTTTCGACCATATTTTCAGGCTGCACTCAAAGGAAAAAATAGCTTATACCCTGCATCGGGCATCAGGTCTGGGAAACGCCTCCTCTTTTTCTCCGCTCCCGTCTACGATAATACAACCAAAGAATTCCTTGGCATCACGGTATTAAATATCGTAGGAGAAAGCCTCGATAACTTCCTTGATTCTCTTGCAACACCCAGTGCTTTAGTCTCACCGGACGGTGTCATCTTCGCTTCCAATCGCCCAGACTGGGTTATGCACAGCTTATGGCCACTCGATAAATCAACATTGTCACGTATTGAAAAAACGCGTCAGTTTGGCCATCTTCTCCCTGCGCTCTTCCCGGATATTCCGCATGCTGCACCTCTATATTACAAGGAAAAAAGCTGGATTCCAGTCTCTGTACCACTTGATTGGACCGGAGGATGGTCATTGTTTTCCTTGGCACCAAAACAATTTCCTTTTCTTCTTTTTTTCCAATTGACAGCAGGAGTACTCGTCTTCGGATTGTTCATCACAACAACCTTCACCTTAATTTTGCGTAAGCGCAAGGAGTCACGCAGAAAACAGAGTGAACGACAATTCTATGATGTATTTCAGCATTCGAGCGACCCTATCATTCTCGTTCACAACGACCATTTCATCGATGCCAATGATGCAGCGATTAAACTTTTAGGATATAAGGATAAAGCACCTCTTCTTTCCCTCACTCCTGCCGATATATCTCCACCAATCCAACCGGATGGCTCTTCGTCGAAAGAAAAATTCCATCGCATTATCAAACTTAGCCTCGACAAAGGGACGCATCAATTTGAATGGATGCATGTTCGTGCTGACGGAGAATCGATTCTCGTCAATGTCACGCTCACCAGCATGCTTTTTGATGACAAAGAGATTATTCACGGGGTCTGGAAAGACGTTACTGATTTACGAAAAGCACAAAAGGAGCTTGAGCGTACCCAAAGGCAAATGCAGGGAATTCTGGACACAATCCAGTCTATGGTGTCCATTCGAGACCGTAGCGGGCATTACCTCCTCGTCAATCGTTTTTTTGAAGAACTCGTCGATGTCAGTAATGCAGAAATCCAAGGAAAGACGCCGTACGATATCCTGTCGAAAGATCAAGCTGACGCCGTATTGGCTGATGATGCTCTCGTTCTTTCGTCAGGTAAACCGTTCGTTCGCGAAGGTACAGTGTACCATGATGACAACTCCCGAACATGGCTTACAACGAAAACACCACTTTATGATGTAAACGGACAAATTTATGCTGTGTGCAGTCTCTATATCGATATTTCTAAACGTATCGAAATAGAAAATCGCCTGCGACGGGAACGCCAATTCCTCCAGACGCTTGTAAATTCAGTCCCTTCCCCGATTGTTTATGTTGATCATGATGAAATCATCCGACTTCTCAATACGGCCTTCATCGACCTTATCGACAAGCCTCGGGAATCTGTTCTTGAACAACCATTCTCGTTGGTCCTCCCCGAGCAAGCCCAACATATCGCCATACACTCCAATGGAAGCTCGCTTTCCGATCAAGACCAAACCACCCCTCTACGATTTCCTGCACCAAAGGGCTCGTCACGTTATTTTCTTTTCCATAAAGCTGCGTTTAAACAAGAATACGAAGATAATCCCGGCTGTATTATCGTTTTTCTCGATGTCACCGACATTGTCGCAGCCAGACAGCGCGCCGAAGATATGGCGTCTAAACTGTCGACAACTCTGTCGACCTCGGAAGACCTGCGATCCAAAGCCGATGATGCATTAGAGCAGGCAAAACGCTTTGCCGAAGAAGCGGACCGCGCCAGTCGCGCTAAAAGTGAATTCCTTGCTAGCATGAGCCATGAAATTCGTACCCCTCTCAATGTCATCGTGGGTATGACGGACCTGACACTCAAGAAGAAATTGCATGAAGATGTTGCTGAAAACCTAGATATCGTCAGAAGCGCAGCCGGTCATTTGCTCCAAATCGTCAACGATGTCCTTGATATTGCAAAAATTGAAGCGGGTCGGCTTGAGCTTGTCGGGCAGGATTTCAGCCCAACGGAGTTATGCAATGCAGTTATCGACATGTTTCGCCTTCAAGCTGAACGGAAAGGACTCAAGCTGAATCTGTCGATTGCTCCGGATGTTCCATCACATGTTTTTGGGGACGCAGCACGAGTACGGCAAGTCCTCGTCAATCTTGTTGGAAATGCCGTAAAATTCACAGAAAAAGGACATGTCCGAGTTTTCCTCGAACACCATGACGTTCCGCAAACGCAATACGGTCGCTATATTGGGCTCTGCTTCAAAGTGGAAGATACTGGTATCGGCATTGCCGAAGAGGATCAACAAACCGTCTTCGAAACATTTCGACAACTTGGCGGGTCATTAACCCGGCAGTATGAAGGAACCGGATTGGGGCTGGCCATCTCACGCCACCTTGCCGAGCACATGGGCGGGCACATCAAATTATCAAGCCAGTTCAATACAGGAAGTACGTTTATTTTCACGGCTCTCTTCGAACCATCGAAGAGTAGTCCACTTCTTGTCTCCACCCCAGTGGAATCCCAAAAGTCACCGCATCAATCCCTTTCTATTTTATTGGTCGAAGACAATGCATTCAATGCGCTTCTTGCCCGTAAAATTTTTGACCAACTTGGACATAGCGATGTCATCGTCGCAAAAAATGGACACGAAGCGTTAGATATCCTCAGCAACACTCCATTCAATATCATATTTATGGACCTTGAAATGCCTGGCATTGACGGCATTGAAGTGACCCGTCAGCTCAGGGCCGGACGTGCCGGCAGCATGAATCAGGACACTCCGATCGTCGCCATGACCGCCCATGTCGTCAAGGAAATCAAATTGCGTTGTGAAGCGGCAGGTATGAATGGATTTCTTCCTAAACCTGTGAATAATGCTCGGCTTGGAGCCATTCTGACCGACTATGCCGCCAAAACAGATTCTTCTTCACCACCTCAGCCTGCGTCCGATGTATGA
- a CDS encoding cysteine synthase — translation MLYKDVLSLVGNTPLVVLNRINPHKNVTIAAKVEMTNPGGSIKDRVGLSMIEAAEASGELTPEKTVIEATSGNTGIGLAMVCAMKGYKLQLLMSSAASEERKRIVRAYGADIVLTPGHLGTDGAIEEAYRLYREHPDKYVLMDQFNNPASIDAHYHGTGLEIWNDTDGKVTHVVATLGTSGTIMGITKRMREMNPAVKILAVEPRPGHKIQGLKNMQESYPPGIYNKKSLDSVLRVEDEVAFDMCKRLAREEGLFVGMSSGAALAGALMTAERLESGLIVVIFPDGGERYLSTPLFAAVKHQGVSLYNVAVSEKIHPVRGGGGTGLFTTGPALSGEDDIDAWRRIVFLDVLANHLAASGERVHVAVGLADMDDRTLDAARSRLLNRVDFTGQALAHLHEIAERLAVSENVEFVTAGKYSKNMLDMVEKLVARGSAYEKLRSVYFDVARDKAYGSLLQTDLGKLSLGKTVDLENYLKENPMDFTLLKRVSLQDLKQGEGLVTTWGNVRPSWFLQMCAAGLAGLPRLSVVMVGEAQTFPHLENLRAIWSLTTGAGPEAWMVARRVVSKLDKLVATTMTDLLAHELAISPFAIRLWLLSASYRKPLSLTLETLGMWTKNWRRIQDVAAALAFADTTNVDPKLATGQIADAAHQLSEQLSAAIEDDLSLFHFWPDLFEFCRIVNTALAENRLQPAEAAVCRQALLGIDAILHIIDHSAVPLPQSEWPQHATDLVVQREQARRAKDYATADNLRRELATLGYKVEDNQDGVRLYRVE, via the coding sequence ATGTTGTATAAGGATGTTCTTTCCCTGGTCGGCAATACGCCGTTGGTGGTACTGAATCGAATTAATCCCCATAAGAACGTGACAATTGCCGCCAAGGTGGAAATGACCAATCCGGGCGGTTCGATCAAAGACCGGGTGGGCCTGTCCATGATCGAGGCGGCTGAAGCCTCGGGCGAACTCACCCCGGAAAAAACCGTAATTGAAGCGACATCAGGCAATACCGGCATCGGGTTGGCCATGGTGTGCGCGATGAAAGGTTATAAACTCCAGTTGCTCATGTCGTCGGCCGCATCGGAAGAACGCAAGCGGATTGTTCGCGCGTACGGTGCCGATATTGTCCTGACACCGGGACATCTTGGGACAGATGGTGCCATTGAGGAAGCGTATCGGCTTTATCGTGAGCACCCGGATAAATATGTCTTGATGGACCAGTTCAATAATCCGGCCAGCATTGATGCCCATTATCATGGGACGGGACTTGAAATCTGGAACGATACAGATGGTAAGGTGACGCACGTTGTTGCCACGCTTGGCACGTCGGGCACGATTATGGGGATCACAAAGCGCATGCGCGAAATGAACCCGGCTGTCAAAATCTTGGCCGTTGAACCGCGCCCGGGACACAAAATTCAGGGCTTGAAGAATATGCAGGAGTCATATCCTCCTGGTATTTATAATAAGAAGTCTTTGGATAGTGTTCTTCGCGTAGAAGATGAAGTGGCGTTTGATATGTGTAAACGCCTTGCTCGCGAAGAAGGCCTCTTCGTCGGGATGAGTTCAGGCGCGGCATTGGCGGGGGCGTTGATGACGGCGGAACGTCTTGAGTCTGGTTTGATTGTTGTCATATTTCCGGATGGCGGCGAGCGCTATCTGAGTACGCCGCTGTTTGCAGCCGTCAAACATCAAGGCGTGAGCCTGTACAATGTGGCTGTTTCGGAAAAGATACACCCCGTGCGTGGAGGTGGCGGTACCGGACTGTTCACCACCGGGCCGGCGTTGTCCGGTGAAGATGATATTGATGCCTGGCGCCGGATTGTGTTTCTTGATGTGTTGGCCAACCACCTTGCCGCGTCTGGAGAACGTGTTCATGTTGCCGTGGGATTGGCCGACATGGATGACCGTACGTTGGATGCAGCACGCTCTCGTTTACTGAATCGCGTTGATTTTACCGGGCAGGCGCTTGCTCATCTGCATGAGATTGCCGAGCGTCTTGCCGTGTCTGAAAATGTCGAGTTTGTCACAGCGGGCAAATATTCTAAGAATATGCTCGACATGGTGGAGAAACTGGTCGCTCGCGGTAGTGCCTACGAAAAGCTGCGTTCGGTCTATTTCGACGTTGCTCGTGACAAAGCCTATGGCTCTCTCTTGCAGACCGATCTCGGGAAGCTCAGTCTTGGAAAAACCGTTGATCTGGAAAATTATCTTAAAGAAAATCCCATGGATTTCACGCTGCTCAAGCGTGTCAGTTTGCAAGACCTCAAGCAGGGGGAAGGACTTGTCACCACATGGGGGAATGTGCGTCCGAGCTGGTTCCTGCAGATGTGTGCCGCTGGTTTGGCTGGCTTGCCGCGCTTGTCCGTGGTGATGGTCGGTGAGGCACAGACATTCCCGCACCTTGAAAACCTTCGCGCCATCTGGTCATTGACGACGGGGGCCGGGCCCGAGGCCTGGATGGTGGCACGGCGTGTCGTCTCCAAGCTTGATAAACTCGTTGCCACGACCATGACGGATTTGCTTGCTCATGAGCTTGCCATTTCTCCTTTTGCCATACGTCTTTGGCTCCTTTCGGCGAGTTATCGCAAACCGTTGTCGTTAACATTGGAAACCCTGGGAATGTGGACGAAGAATTGGCGCCGTATTCAAGATGTGGCTGCCGCGCTTGCGTTTGCCGATACAACCAATGTTGACCCCAAACTGGCGACGGGACAGATTGCCGACGCCGCACACCAACTTTCCGAACAGCTTTCCGCTGCCATTGAAGATGATTTGAGTCTGTTTCATTTTTGGCCTGATTTGTTTGAGTTTTGCCGAATCGTCAATACGGCTTTGGCTGAAAATCGCCTTCAGCCAGCGGAAGCTGCCGTCTGCCGTCAGGCCCTACTCGGGATCGACGCCATATTACATATTATTGATCACAGTGCCGTTCCTCTTCCGCAATCCGAATGGCCTCAGCATGCTACTGACCTTGTGGTGCAACGTGAACAGGCTCGTCGGGCAAAAGACTATGCGACAGCCGATAACCTGCGCCGCGAACTCGCAACGTTGGGATATAAAGTGGAAGACAACCAGGACGGTGTGCGGTTGTATCGGGTCGAGTGA
- the hisI gene encoding phosphoribosyl-AMP cyclohydrolase, translating into MLRPDFKKCGGLVPAIAQDHATGEVLMLAYMNEESYDKTLETGDVHYYSRSRNTLWRKGGTSGHVQKVKAVMLDCDADTILVKVEQLGGAACHEGYRSCFFREITDEGECICCPKVFDPKEVYK; encoded by the coding sequence ATGTTGCGACCCGATTTCAAAAAATGCGGCGGCCTTGTTCCGGCCATCGCTCAGGATCATGCCACCGGCGAGGTACTTATGCTCGCCTATATGAATGAAGAATCCTATGATAAAACCCTGGAAACAGGGGATGTCCATTATTACAGCCGCAGCCGCAATACGCTCTGGCGCAAGGGCGGCACGTCCGGTCATGTCCAGAAAGTCAAGGCCGTCATGCTGGACTGCGATGCCGATACCATTCTTGTCAAAGTGGAACAACTTGGCGGCGCGGCCTGTCATGAAGGGTACCGCAGTTGTTTTTTTCGCGAAATCACTGACGAAGGCGAGTGCATCTGCTGTCCGAAAGTCTTCGACCCCAAGGAGGTCTATAAATAA
- a CDS encoding two-component system response regulator, producing MEKCTQILVVEDEAIIALEMTRRLERLGYQITGAISRGEDVVEAVQSNPPNLILMDIMLAGELDGIDAARKVQEQFDIPVVYLTAHSDDNTLERAKTTTPYGYIVKPIDQMWLLSTIEIALHKHNVEIALRKTEQRFRSLFETMQSACALHEMIIDESGTVVDFVFLEVNPAYCSMVKRTREDLLLRRGSEVFPGLEPYWIRLYNDVAQKGAPIHLEEYFGVLGKHLDIVAYSPEFGQVATIIHDLSAQKNVEQKLEYRTFHDPLTDLPNRALCLDRLTQVMERAKRNLNIGFCVLFIDLDRFKIVNDSLGPTFGDTLLQQVGRLIASTVRAMDTVARVGGDEFVVVLEDIDNRAEAVHAAKRILDRLKRAVTIDDQTVYTSASIGILFGPNGYNHPGKILQDANIAMHHARAQGGGRYKVFKESMRAIAERALSLETELRLAIEAKSFELYFQPIYALSPMKLSGFEALLRWNRNGSGLVSPAEFIPIAEETGLIIPLGMWVFEQALAMLETWSNMRPDLDLTMAVNLSARQFSQPELVSSLSELILRSNIDPKQLKLEITETTVMEKPAIAAGKLRALKELGVAISIDDFGTGYSSLGYLQRFPIDTLKVDRAFVSCMDEFENRIIVKSVIGLAHNLEMDVVAEGIETQEQCEALVRLGCQFGQGFLFSRPVEQHHAQNFVLEA from the coding sequence ATGGAGAAATGCACTCAGATTTTGGTCGTTGAGGATGAGGCCATCATTGCTCTGGAAATGACGCGTCGACTGGAGCGCCTTGGATATCAAATTACAGGTGCTATTTCGCGAGGTGAGGATGTTGTCGAGGCTGTACAGTCCAATCCTCCAAACCTTATTCTTATGGATATCATGTTGGCAGGCGAATTAGACGGTATCGATGCGGCCCGTAAAGTGCAGGAACAGTTTGATATACCTGTTGTCTACCTGACAGCGCACTCTGACGACAACACGCTTGAGCGAGCGAAAACGACCACACCTTATGGCTATATTGTCAAACCCATTGATCAGATGTGGCTCTTAAGTACTATTGAAATCGCCCTCCACAAGCATAATGTTGAAATTGCGCTTCGAAAAACAGAACAGCGATTTCGCAGTTTGTTTGAAACCATGCAATCGGCCTGTGCCCTTCATGAAATGATAATTGACGAGTCCGGGACAGTCGTCGATTTTGTTTTTCTCGAAGTCAACCCGGCGTATTGCTCCATGGTCAAACGCACTCGTGAAGACTTGCTCCTTCGTCGTGGGAGTGAAGTATTTCCCGGCCTGGAGCCCTATTGGATTCGTTTATATAACGATGTTGCGCAGAAGGGTGCTCCCATCCATCTTGAAGAGTATTTCGGTGTGTTGGGTAAACATCTCGACATTGTGGCGTATTCTCCAGAATTCGGTCAGGTCGCTACCATTATACATGATCTTTCCGCGCAAAAAAACGTGGAACAGAAACTAGAATACCGGACTTTTCATGATCCGTTGACCGATTTGCCCAACCGCGCCTTGTGCCTGGACAGATTGACGCAAGTCATGGAACGTGCCAAGCGGAATTTGAACATTGGGTTTTGCGTTCTGTTTATCGATCTTGATCGGTTCAAGATTGTCAATGATAGTTTGGGACCAACTTTCGGTGATACGTTGTTGCAGCAGGTGGGGAGGCTTATTGCCAGCACGGTACGGGCCATGGATACCGTCGCACGGGTTGGTGGAGATGAATTCGTGGTTGTTTTGGAAGACATTGACAACAGAGCAGAAGCCGTTCATGCCGCCAAGCGCATACTAGATCGTTTGAAACGTGCTGTCACGATTGATGATCAGACCGTGTATACCTCTGCAAGTATCGGGATATTGTTTGGTCCGAATGGATACAATCATCCCGGTAAAATATTGCAGGACGCCAATATTGCCATGCATCATGCTCGTGCGCAGGGAGGGGGACGATACAAAGTCTTCAAGGAAAGTATGCGAGCCATTGCCGAGCGGGCTTTATCTTTAGAAACCGAATTGCGCCTCGCAATAGAGGCGAAGAGTTTCGAGCTGTATTTTCAGCCTATCTATGCACTTTCTCCCATGAAACTATCTGGATTCGAAGCATTGTTACGTTGGAACCGTAATGGATCCGGCCTGGTTTCTCCGGCTGAGTTCATCCCCATTGCCGAAGAGACCGGCTTGATTATTCCGCTTGGCATGTGGGTTTTCGAACAGGCTCTCGCCATGCTTGAAACCTGGTCGAATATGCGTCCTGATCTTGATTTGACGATGGCTGTGAACCTCTCTGCACGACAATTTTCTCAGCCGGAACTCGTTTCAAGTTTATCGGAACTCATTTTGCGTTCCAATATTGATCCCAAGCAACTCAAATTGGAAATTACCGAAACGACGGTGATGGAAAAACCCGCGATCGCGGCGGGGAAACTCCGTGCGCTCAAGGAGTTGGGGGTGGCCATTAGTATTGATGATTTTGGAACGGGGTATTCTTCATTGGGATATCTGCAACGTTTTCCCATCGATACACTCAAGGTCGATCGTGCTTTTGTTTCCTGTATGGATGAGTTTGAAAATAGAATTATTGTAAAAAGTGTTATCGGCCTTGCCCACAACCTCGAAATGGATGTTGTTGCTGAAGGTATTGAGACACAAGAACAGTGCGAAGCCCTTGTTCGGCTCGGCTGTCAATTCGGCCAAGGATTTCTCTTCTCGCGTCCCGTCGAGCAGCATCACGCGCAAAATTTCGTTCTTGAAGCATAA